A single region of the Lates calcarifer isolate ASB-BC8 linkage group LG16_LG22, TLL_Latcal_v3, whole genome shotgun sequence genome encodes:
- the sult6b1 gene encoding sulfotransferase 6B1 — MSANALATLQSRMQKAQEISDEEKLYRYNGVLYPTIMCPEEHLKALENVKAREDDIMLVAYPKCGFNWMVGVMRKIIAEATGVKTESRMPPLIEFFGPDVIKVMDQNPSPRFLGTHMHPDNIPASFYTKKTKMLVVFRNPKDTLVSFYHFCNNNPVLPSGQSWETFYSNFLSGDVPWGSYFDHALAWEKRLDDPNVMIVTYEELKQDLSESIRQISRFFGFSLTEAQVQQIAKESTFTAMKESSANSHGNMGNVIFRKGEVGDWKNHFTPEQSEEMDEVFNKHLAGTRLGAKLNYQLYCQEAKK; from the exons ATGAGCGCAAACGCCCTCGCCACCCTGCAGTCCAGGATGCAGAAGGCACAGGAGATCAGTGACGAGGAGAAATTGTACAGATACAACGGGGTGCTGTACCCCACCATCATGTGCCCCGAGGAACATTTAAAGGCTCTGGAGAACGTGAAGGCCAGAGAGGATGACATCATGCTGGTGGCATATCCCAAATGTG gtTTTAACTGGATGGTGGGGGTGATGAGGAAGATCATTGCAGAAGCCACAGGGGTGAAAACTGAATCCAGGATGCCGCCGCTGATCGAGTTTTTTGGACCAGATGTCATAAAG GTCATGGATCAGAATCCCTCTCCGAGGTTCCTGGGGACTCACATGCACCCCGACAACATCCCTGCTTCCTTCTATACAAAGAAAACCAAG ATGCTGGTGGTCTTCAGGAATCCTAAAGACACTCTGGTTTCCTTCTATCATTTCTGCAACAACAACCCGGTCCTCCCATCTGGACAGTCCTGGGAAACCTTCTACTCAAACTTCCTGAGTGGAGATG TTCCCTGGGGGTCATACTTTGACCACGCTTTGGCCTGGGAGAAGAGGCTGGATGACCCCAATGTCATGATAGTCACCTATGAAGAGCTAAAACAG GACCTCAGCGAAAGCATCCGTCAGATCTCCAGGTTTTTTGGTTTCAGCTTGACGGAGGCTCAGGTCCAGCAGATCGCAAAGGAAAGCACCTTCACAGCCATGAAGGAGAGCTCCGCCAACTCCCATGGCAATATGGGAAACGTCATCTTCAGAAAAG GTGAGGTCGGGGACTGGAAGAACCATTTTACACCTGAACAGAGCGAGGAAATGGATGAGGTCTTCAACAAACACCTGGCAGGAACCAGGCTGGGAGCCAAACTCAACTACCAACTGTACTGTCAGGAGGCAAAGAAGTAA